GGGCCAGAGTGAAGCGGTGGTGCGTCATCAACTGGGCGCCATGCAGCTGGCCACGGTCAAGGCCACGCTCGATGGTCTGCTGCGCGGGTCCGCCACATGAGCAGCGGTGCGGTGGCGCTCACCCAGCCCATGCCGGCTGGTGACATTGTGGTTGACGGCGTCGTGGTGCAGGGTACGGGTGGGCAATGGATTGTGCGCACGGACGGTGGCGCGCGCGTGATGGCGTCCCTGCGCGGTCGCCTCAAGCAGGAAGGCGACGAGGTGCTCAAGCTGGCCGTGGGCGATCGCGTGACGATGCTGGTCGACCCCAACGAAACGGTGGGCTGCACCATCACCCGCATTCATCCGCGCAGCAGCAAGCTGGCGCGTCGTGCACCGGGGGGGGCGCGTGGTGAGCGTGTGGTGGTCGCCAACCTCGATCAGGTGCTGGTGGTATTTGCCGCCGCGCGTCCCGAGCCGCATCCGCGCATGCTCGATCGTTTTCTGGTCATTGCCGAAGCCAATGACATTGCGGCGCGCATCGTGGTGAACAAGTGCGAGCTGGTCAGCGAGGCTGAAGCGAAGGCGCTGTTTGCCGATCAGGAGGCTGCGGGGTATCCGGTGCACTACACCAGCGTGCACACAGGTGTCGGGCTGGACAGCCTGCGCGAGCAACTTGCCGGTCGCAACACGGCACTGTCAGGCCCCTCGGGTGTGGGCAAGTCCTCGCTCATGAATACGCTGTTCCCCGGCCTCAATCTGCGCACGGCGGCCATCAGCGACAGTGTGAACAAGGGACGCCACACGACGGTGGGCGCGGTGCTGCA
This window of the Gemmatimonas sp. UBA7669 genome carries:
- the rsgA gene encoding ribosome small subunit-dependent GTPase A; protein product: MSSGAVALTQPMPAGDIVVDGVVVQGTGGQWIVRTDGGARVMASLRGRLKQEGDEVLKLAVGDRVTMLVDPNETVGCTITRIHPRSSKLARRAPGGARGERVVVANLDQVLVVFAAARPEPHPRMLDRFLVIAEANDIAARIVVNKCELVSEAEAKALFADQEAAGYPVHYTSVHTGVGLDSLREQLAGRNTALSGPSGVGKSSLMNTLFPGLNLRTAAISDSVNKGRHTTVGAVLHPLPGGGFIADTPGLREVGLWGIEARDISWCFPEFRPFLNACRFADCMHLVEPGCALREAVERGEVSASRYDSFGRLLNEIEA